The segment AAGGACAGGTTCAAGAACACTCAAGACCGCATCCGGATACGATCTTACTGATCTTATGATCGGTTCGGAAGGGACACTTGGAATTATCACTCAGGCAGTTATCAGGATGCATCCTCTTCCCAGGGCACGTAGTGTAATACTGGCTTCTTTTGGTAATACAGCCCTTGCCGGCAAAACCGTGGTAAAGATACTGTCAGCAGGAATTATCCCCTCTGCATGTGAGATCTTTGACAGCACTGCAATAGAGACTGTCCGCAGATATGATCCCACTGTGGAGCTTCCTGATGCAGGAGCTATTCTGCTTATAGAGGTTGACGGAATGGAGAGTGCTGTGAAGGAAGAGGCAGATACTGTCGGAAAGGTTTGTTCTGATCTTGCTTCTGCAATAAAGGTGGCTTCAACTGCAGATGAAAGTTCACGTCTCTGGAATGCGCGCAGGCTTGTGGGTGCTGCTATATCCAGGATCGACCCGAAACGAACCCGTGTCTATGTCGGGGAGGATATAGGGGTCCCCATAAAGGAGCTTCCCGGAATGCTGGAATATGTTCGCTCATTATCAGAGGAGTTTAACATCCCGATAATGACATACGGACATATCGGTGACGGCAATCTTCACACAGGTATGACCATCGATATGCTGGATGAAAATGCAATGGAGCATGTCAATACTGTGGCTGACAGGATATACAGGCGTGTTATCGATGTAGGTGGTACTGTAAGTGCTGAACATGGGGTGGGGAGGGCGCGTGCAGGCTATATGGAGCTGGAACACCCGACCTCGATGTATGTGATGCGACAGATCAAGAATGCACTTGATCCTCAGGGGATATTGAATCCGGGAAAGATGGGGTTGTGATTATGGAGGATGAGCATTTAAGGTCAATACTAAAATGCGTGCGTTGCGGAACGTGCCGTTCGGTATGTCCTATATTTGAAGAGCTCGGATGGGAATCTTTCAGTACCAGGGGACGGATGATGATCGCAAAAGGGATCTCTGAGGGAATGGAACTTGATGAGAGTATTATTGATAGCATCAATACCTGCACTACATGTGGCATATGTGAGGAGATGTGTCCTGCAGGAGCAATGCCGCCTGATGTCTTTGAAAATATAAGGCATGAAATTGTGGAAATGGGTAAGGAAACAGAGACCCAAAGGTACCTGCGTGAGAACACGCTTTCCACAGGTAACCCGATGAATGAAACTCATTCTAGACTTGGGTGGCTAATGGAGCAACGCGATATGCCGGAACACGCTGAGAATGTGTATTTTGTTGGTTGCCTTGGATCTTACCGATATCAGGAAACTGTACTTAGGACATACGACCTTATCAGCCACCTTGATGTGACAGTGCTTCCCGATGAGGTCTGTTGCGGTTCCCCTCTTCTGAGAACAGGTTCTGATGCAACTGAACTAATAGCGCATAATGTCAGGCAGATGGAAAAAGCAGGTGCTCATACCATAATAGCCAGTTGTGCGGGCTGCTATAGTACTCTTAAAAATGACTACCCTGACAGGTTCAATATTGTTCATATAACAGAATTCCTGGAAGAGAATCTGGATAAATTGGAACTTGACAGGCTTGATATAACTGTAACATATCATGACCCATGCCACCTTGGAAGGGCAAACAGGATATTTGATGCCCCAAGAAAATTGATAAAAGCTGTCTGTGAGCTCAGGGAAATGAGGACCTTCAGGGAGAATGCCAGATGTTGTGGAGGCGGGGGCGGAGTTCGCAAAGGTTACCCTGAACTCTCAAAAGCGCTTACAGAAAAAAGAGTTGCAGAAATTCCTGAAGGTGTGGATTACATTGTAACTTGTTGTCCATTATGCCGTACCAATATGGCACCATTTAGTAAAGTTCCGGTGATCGATCTTCTAGACCTTCTGACATGGGCGCAAAAAAAGAAAAGAGAATAAAGAAAAAAGAACTACGGAGTAAAAAGGCAGAGAATAAAAAAAGGGAAGTGGTATGCAGGTGTTTTTTTATTCGAATTAAGGTCCTGTGATCGCGGATCTTGCCTTATTCACTGATAGTTTTCTCATTTTCAAATGCTGGTAACCGGACATGGATCTCAGTTCCATTCCCTGTTTTAGTATCGATGCCCATATCACCTTTGTGTGCGCTTATGATCTTCTTACAGATGATCAGGCCGTAATCCCGGTTAGTGCAACAGATATCACTTTCACTGGCATCTTCCGGAATATCGGTGCAAAACTGGCAGAGTATATCGTTTGGAATTCCCGGTCCTGAATCTCGTACAATGATATGCACAATTCCATTCTCTTCTGAAGATGACACCGAAACCGTTTCTCCTGCAGGAGTGAATTTTATTGCATTGTCAAGCAGGTGTATTAGCACAGATTCGATATATTTGCTGTTGCCTTTCACTATTGGCAATGTTTCAGGTATCTCTTTTTTGAATTCAATACCTTTATGCTCTATATTTGAGAGCATGCTGGCAGTTATGCTTTCCAGCATCTCTTTGAGGTCTATGAGGCTAAATGTATATTTTATTGTCTCATTTTGCATGTCGCTGACATAGAACAGTGATTCTATCAAATGTCGAAGACGTTCTGAGTTATGGACAACAGTTTTCATGGTCTTCTTTTGATGCTCGTTCAACTCACCCAGACGCTCATTGTATAGAAGTTCACTAAATCCTTTTATCGATATCAGAGGGGTTCGAAGTTCGTGGTTGATGTTTGCCAGGAACTCATCCTTCATCTTATGGGAAAGACGAAGCTTCTCATTTGCCTTTGTGAGCTCTTCTTCCATGTTCGCTCTTTCTGTGTTGTCCTCACCTGAGCGGATCATGCCGATGATCTTTCCTTCCTCATCCTTTAAGATCACATCATGCCAGAGTATCAGCCTTTTTTCTGTGGTCCCATCGCTGTTTTTTGTCAATAGCAGCAGTTCATGGAATTCAGGCAGTTCTCTTTTACCTTCAAGTATCTGGAATAGTTCTTTTTTCTGGATATCTTTCGTATCTTCCGGGAAGAAATCGGCCAGGCTTTTCCCTAAAATGTCCTCTTTTTTCCATCCCAGCAAGTTACAAGCTTTCTTGTTGGCAAAATCGATGTTTGAATCTTTATCAAGTATTATGATAATGGAGCCAATAACATCAAGGTACCTGGAGGCCTGATTGCGTTCTTTGATAACTTTATCCTGCAAACGTTTGATCTTTAGTAACGCCTTCACACGCGTGGAGATCTCCAGATGACTGACTGGTTTGTTAACGAAATCATCAGCTCCTTCTTCAAGGCTTTTTATTTTTTCATCCTTTTTATCGGGAGTTGCAATAATGACGATTGGTATTAGCTTTGTACTTTCGTTGTTCTTCAGTATCCTGCATATCTCATGAGCAGCAATGTCCTTTATCATGTTATCAAGCAGGATGAGGTCCGGTTCATTATCAATGGCTTTTTGGAGCCCTTCGTTTCCGGAAGATGATCTGATGATATCATGTTCAGAGATAAGAATGGATTCCAGAAGCTCGACATTGCGGTCTTCGCTGTCGATGATGAGTATCTTTGATCTTTCTTTCTGGTTCATTCCTTTCTCCATGAAAACTATAACGGATCTTTAATGATCCATAAAATATCTTCGAAATGGTAATGAAAATTAAGCTTTGCGTGCGCTACATATTTTTGCTATTTTAGATAGCAATAGCGCTATATTTGCTATTTCCTTACCCTTTCAAGTATTACCGATTATTCTTATGCTATAAAACCATTCATCTTTTTGTAAATGATGAAGTTTTCTTCCCTTTTCTTGATATGAGACAGTTCCATGTATTTCCGATTAGATCCTCTCGACCTGCCTGCTTGAGACCTTCATATACAAGGCTCTGGTTTCGGGGGTCGCGGTAATGCATCATAGCGCGTTGTATGTTCTTTTCCCTTCGTGATGTAGCTACATATACCTTCTTCCCCGTGAAGGGGTCCAGTCCTGTGTGGAACATGCAGGTGGCAGCTGTCATGGGTGTTGGTGTGAAGTCCTGCACCTGTTCAGTATACCTGTTCGTTTCCTTTATGTACTCTGCAAGCTCGACCATATCTTCCATGGTGCAGGCAGGGTGTCCTGACATGAGGAACGTCACAAGATACTGGTCTTTGTTAAGCTTCTTGTTCGTCTTCTCAAAGATGTCGGCAAATTCCTCGAAAACCTCTTTTCCAGGCTTTTTCATGCAGTCGGTAACCTCTTTAGAATAGTGTTCAGGAGCGATCTTCAGCTGTCCACTGATATGATGTTCACATAGCTCTTCGATATATTCAGTATCAAGAAGTGCAAGGTCATAACGTACACCGTAACTTACAAAGACGTTCTTTACCTCAGGGATCTCCCGAAGGTGACGTAACATCTCTATGTTCTCTTTGTGGGATGTGGCCATGGAGGGGCAGGGTTCAGGATACAGGCAGAGTTTATCCTTGCATGCTCCGCTCTTTTCCCATTTCTTGCACTTCATAGCGTACATGTTGGCGCTGGGACCTCCGACTCCGATTATATTGCCTTTGAATCCTTTTAGTTTCGTAAGCAAGTGTGCTTCACGCACTATGGACTCGATGCTTCTACTTGAAACGGTACGTCCCTGATGCTGGGTTATGGCGCAGAAAGAGCAGCTTCCAAAGCAACCCCTGTGAGTTGTAATGGAGAATTTAACAGTTTCCAGTGCTGGCACTTTTTCCTTGTAAGAGGGATGTTCTTCCCTTGTGTATGGCAACTCGTAGACATGGTCAAGTTCTTCCTGTGAAAGTTGCCTCATGGGAGGGTTCTGGATGATGGTTGTTTTTGGATGGGGCTGTATTAGCGCTATGCCTCTGACAGGGTCCTGCTGTTCATACATCAGCTTGAATGCTTTTGCATAGAGTTGCTTGTCAGATGATACTTCTGTGTAGGAAGGAAGTTCCACGTAAGGGAAAGTAGTATCTTCACTTGTCTTCATTTCCTTCCACTTTTTCACTTCCAGCTTCCAAGCGGTTCCCTTGATATCCCTTATGCTGCTGATATCTTCGCCTGCATCAAGTCTTTGGGCAATTTCCGTGGTCTGCAATTCTCCCATTCCATAGACCAGCAGGTCTGCAGGCGCATCTGCAAGCACGGATTGCCTTACTTTGTCGGACCAGTAGTCATATTCTGCAAAACGGCGGAGGGATGCCTCGATACCTCCGATCACGATCGGTACGTCAGGGTATGCTTGCTTTAGTCTGTTGGAATAAACGACAGTTGCACGATTCGGACGCAGCCCGGTTTTGCCACCGGGGGAGTATAGGTCCTTTGGTCGGGGTTTGAGTGCAGGTGTGTAATTGCTGACCATTGAGTCAGTGTTGCCTGCAGCTACTGCGAAAAAGAGGCGGGGTCTGCCAAGTTTCATGAAGTCATCGGTATTATCCCATTCTGGCTGGGCGATGATACCTACTTTAAAACCGGCATCTTCGAGGACACGGCCTATTATCGTTGCACCAAAGCCTGGATGGTCTACGTATGCATCCCCGGAAATGATGATGATATCAAGCTCATCCCATCCGCGTCTTTTGCACTCTTTGCGGTCCATGGGAAGGAACCTAGACTCATCAGAGCCTTTTTGTTTACGTTTTTTTCCTGACATGATCTTTCTCTTTATCGGAATGATTTTGACATTTGCAGGGACAGGAGTATCTGTTTGTTCACGTCCTCACTGGTTACAGGACCGTGTCCCGGGTAAAGGGTGATAACTTCCAGCTCGGTGAGTTTTTCAATGGATCTTGAGAGTTCTTCCATGTTCCCTCCTGCAAAATCAGTACGTCCAATGCCGCCATTAGGGAACACTGTATCCCCTGAAAAGAGCCCTTTGGAATAAGGCTCGTAGAGGCTGATACCTCCTGGGGTATGTCCAGGTGTATGGATCAGTTGAAGTGCTTCTGTGTCACTTATCTGGATGATGTCGCCGTCCTCATAGAGTATATCCGGTTCAAAGTTGGGTGCCGGGGATGAGAACAACATGGATGCGCTTGTCTCCTCACTTTTCAAAGATGCAGCATCGTTCTTGTGTATCGCTATGGGTGCGTCACAGAGCTCAGCTACAGGTTTTGCAGCTGCACTGTGATCGAAATGTCCATGGGTGAGGATGATCAGTTCGATGTTCCTTGGGTCGGTAAGCTCTTCCAGCTTTTGGATAAGCTTGCTCGTATCCATTCCAGGATCGATTAGTATCTTTTCATTGATAAGGTATGAATTGGATGCATATGGTGATGTGTTGATCCTCTGAACTTTCATTATGTATCTCCTTTTGTTATCTTAAAGACCAAATACACTTCTTGTATTTTTAAGGGTTGCCTTTGCAATTGCTTCTTCTTTAATTCCCTTTGCCTCTGCAATCACCGGAAGAATGTCCAGCACGAATGCAGGTTCATTGCGTCCCTTTCTGGGAGATAAGTAAGGGCTGTCGGTCTCGATCAGTATTTTGTCAAGGGGTACATTTTCAGCTATGGACCTGTGATGATCTGAAAAACATACAATGGTGGGGATTGAGATGTAGTATCCGGCATCTGTTATCATGCTGGCGGTCTCTACTGAACCTCCATAGCAATGGAAGATGACCTTATCAAGGTCTCGTACCATCTCGAAAGAATCTTCTTCGGCTTCCCTTCCATGGATAATCAGGGGTTTATTATAACTGTCTGCTATCTCGATGACCTTTTGGAAGTATTCTTTCTGGTGTTCCCTTTCCTTGCTATCCTTATAGTAGTGGTAATCAAGACCTGCTTCGCCGATACCGACACTGTGCTCAGCTTCCTGTTCAAGCTGGAGAAGGATCTCGTCGGCGACTTCGTTACCGTAATGAGAAACAACAAGTGGACTAAGGCCTATTGTAGGATGGATAAAATCGTATTGTTTTGCAAGTGCGAGTGTTGAGATGTTCGTCTTAAGGTCAATACCTGAATTGACCATTTCAACAACACCCGCATTGCGTGCTCGTTCGATTACTTCTTCACGGTCACGTTTGAATTTTGGAAAATCCAGGTGACAGTGCGAATCTATGACCTCTTGCATGCTCCTTATGTTTTAAGGAGCATGTTAATAGCTGTTACGAGCGCTTCTACAGAAGCCAGGACAATATCCGCGTTTGCTGCGCGGGCTGTGACGATTCTGCCTTTTTCATCCTGTACGCCGATAACGACTTCTGCAAGTGCATCTGCACCGCCGGTCACAGCTTCTATTCTGAAGTCATGTATGCTTACGCTTGTTGCATGTTTTCCGATGAGGGTCTCAACGGCTTTCAGGGCTGCATCCACAGGTCCGACACCTACATCGGATGTGATGCGCTCGGTTCCGTTGACCAGAGCCTTTACAACAGCTGTTGATGTGGTGACATTTCCTGTCATCACGCTCACCTCTTTGAGATCGATGGTTGGCATTCCTTCAGGTTTACCAAGGATATCGAATGCTATTACATAGAGATCGGCATCGGTTATGCGTTTGCCTTTGTCTGCAAGCAGTTTCACCTTATCGATGATGGCATCGAGCTGTTCATCGGAAGGATGGATGTTCGCAGATTGAAGTGATCTGAGAACTGCATGTCTGCCTGCGTGCTTTCCGAGTACGATCCTGCGCGTATGACCAACCATTTCCGGGGTCATGATGCCGGGTTCGAATGTATCGGAGTTTTCGAGGACGCCGTGTGTGTGTATGCCTGATTCATGGGCAAATGCGTTCTCTCCGACTATCGGCATATGCGGTGGAATGGCCACTCCTGTATAACGTTCTACCATGCGTGCAGTTTCAACGATGTATTCGGTGTTGATGTTCGTCTTTGCACCATAGATAGAGCGCAAGCTCATTACTGTCTCCGCAAGATCGGCATTTCCTGCACGTTCTCCAAGTCCGTTGACCGTAACTTGTGCCTGGCTTGCACCGGCTTCTATGGCCATCAGACTGTTTGCTACGGCAAGTCCGAAGTCATTGTGGCAGTGAGTATCGATAGGGATGTTGATCTCCTTATCCAGTTCACTTATGAGGCGATACATGCCTGATGGAGCTATCACTCCCACGGTATCAGGAACGTTGATGATGTCACATCCTGCATCTTCTACTGCTTTGTAGACCTCGATCAGATAGTCCATATCTGTTCGGGTTGCGTCCATTGCAGAGAACATGCAGCGCATGCCGTGGTCCTTGATGTACTCTACGGCATTGGTCGCCATTTCAATTA is part of the Methanococcoides orientis genome and harbors:
- a CDS encoding FAD-binding oxidoreductase, producing the protein MLKKQLEAIVGRKNVSTRSSELYCYSFDASQVKGHPDAVVRPHNSEQVASIVRLAADLELPVIARGAGSGLCGGAVPVNGGIVLDMSSMDRIVEIDLDNLQVTVEPGVVHAKLNEALSPYGFFFPPDPGSTAMCTIGGLMANNGSGMRSVKYGTTRNYVLDLEVVMADGKIVRTGSRTLKTASGYDLTDLMIGSEGTLGIITQAVIRMHPLPRARSVILASFGNTALAGKTVVKILSAGIIPSACEIFDSTAIETVRRYDPTVELPDAGAILLIEVDGMESAVKEEADTVGKVCSDLASAIKVASTADESSRLWNARRLVGAAISRIDPKRTRVYVGEDIGVPIKELPGMLEYVRSLSEEFNIPIMTYGHIGDGNLHTGMTIDMLDENAMEHVNTVADRIYRRVIDVGGTVSAEHGVGRARAGYMELEHPTSMYVMRQIKNALDPQGILNPGKMGL
- a CDS encoding (Fe-S)-binding protein, with translation MEDEHLRSILKCVRCGTCRSVCPIFEELGWESFSTRGRMMIAKGISEGMELDESIIDSINTCTTCGICEEMCPAGAMPPDVFENIRHEIVEMGKETETQRYLRENTLSTGNPMNETHSRLGWLMEQRDMPEHAENVYFVGCLGSYRYQETVLRTYDLISHLDVTVLPDEVCCGSPLLRTGSDATELIAHNVRQMEKAGAHTIIASCAGCYSTLKNDYPDRFNIVHITEFLEENLDKLELDRLDITVTYHDPCHLGRANRIFDAPRKLIKAVCELREMRTFRENARCCGGGGGVRKGYPELSKALTEKRVAEIPEGVDYIVTCCPLCRTNMAPFSKVPVIDLLDLLTWAQKKKRE
- a CDS encoding hybrid sensor histidine kinase/response regulator, with the translated sequence MNQKERSKILIIDSEDRNVELLESILISEHDIIRSSSGNEGLQKAIDNEPDLILLDNMIKDIAAHEICRILKNNESTKLIPIVIIATPDKKDEKIKSLEEGADDFVNKPVSHLEISTRVKALLKIKRLQDKVIKERNQASRYLDVIGSIIIILDKDSNIDFANKKACNLLGWKKEDILGKSLADFFPEDTKDIQKKELFQILEGKRELPEFHELLLLTKNSDGTTEKRLILWHDVILKDEEGKIIGMIRSGEDNTERANMEEELTKANEKLRLSHKMKDEFLANINHELRTPLISIKGFSELLYNERLGELNEHQKKTMKTVVHNSERLRHLIESLFYVSDMQNETIKYTFSLIDLKEMLESITASMLSNIEHKGIEFKKEIPETLPIVKGNSKYIESVLIHLLDNAIKFTPAGETVSVSSSEENGIVHIIVRDSGPGIPNDILCQFCTDIPEDASESDICCTNRDYGLIICKKIISAHKGDMGIDTKTGNGTEIHVRLPAFENEKTISE
- a CDS encoding YgiQ family radical SAM protein, coding for MSGKKRKQKGSDESRFLPMDRKECKRRGWDELDIIIISGDAYVDHPGFGATIIGRVLEDAGFKVGIIAQPEWDNTDDFMKLGRPRLFFAVAAGNTDSMVSNYTPALKPRPKDLYSPGGKTGLRPNRATVVYSNRLKQAYPDVPIVIGGIEASLRRFAEYDYWSDKVRQSVLADAPADLLVYGMGELQTTEIAQRLDAGEDISSIRDIKGTAWKLEVKKWKEMKTSEDTTFPYVELPSYTEVSSDKQLYAKAFKLMYEQQDPVRGIALIQPHPKTTIIQNPPMRQLSQEELDHVYELPYTREEHPSYKEKVPALETVKFSITTHRGCFGSCSFCAITQHQGRTVSSRSIESIVREAHLLTKLKGFKGNIIGVGGPSANMYAMKCKKWEKSGACKDKLCLYPEPCPSMATSHKENIEMLRHLREIPEVKNVFVSYGVRYDLALLDTEYIEELCEHHISGQLKIAPEHYSKEVTDCMKKPGKEVFEEFADIFEKTNKKLNKDQYLVTFLMSGHPACTMEDMVELAEYIKETNRYTEQVQDFTPTPMTAATCMFHTGLDPFTGKKVYVATSRREKNIQRAMMHYRDPRNQSLVYEGLKQAGREDLIGNTWNCLISRKGKKTSSFTKR
- a CDS encoding MBL fold metallo-hydrolase translates to MKVQRINTSPYASNSYLINEKILIDPGMDTSKLIQKLEELTDPRNIELIILTHGHFDHSAAAKPVAELCDAPIAIHKNDAASLKSEETSASMLFSSPAPNFEPDILYEDGDIIQISDTEALQLIHTPGHTPGGISLYEPYSKGLFSGDTVFPNGGIGRTDFAGGNMEELSRSIEKLTELEVITLYPGHGPVTSEDVNKQILLSLQMSKSFR
- a CDS encoding TatD family hydrolase yields the protein MQEVIDSHCHLDFPKFKRDREEVIERARNAGVVEMVNSGIDLKTNISTLALAKQYDFIHPTIGLSPLVVSHYGNEVADEILLQLEQEAEHSVGIGEAGLDYHYYKDSKEREHQKEYFQKVIEIADSYNKPLIIHGREAEEDSFEMVRDLDKVIFHCYGGSVETASMITDAGYYISIPTIVCFSDHHRSIAENVPLDKILIETDSPYLSPRKGRNEPAFVLDILPVIAEAKGIKEEAIAKATLKNTRSVFGL
- a CDS encoding 2-isopropylmalate synthase, whose translation is MQDRKISIFDTTLRDGEQTPGVSLTPEQKIEIAHQLAKLGVDTIEAGFPIASAGDMESVHNIATAGLTSEVCGLARVLTKDLDACIQADVGMIHTFVSTSDIQRIHTIKKSREEVIEMATNAVEYIKDHGMRCMFSAMDATRTDMDYLIEVYKAVEDAGCDIINVPDTVGVIAPSGMYRLISELDKEINIPIDTHCHNDFGLAVANSLMAIEAGASQAQVTVNGLGERAGNADLAETVMSLRSIYGAKTNINTEYIVETARMVERYTGVAIPPHMPIVGENAFAHESGIHTHGVLENSDTFEPGIMTPEMVGHTRRIVLGKHAGRHAVLRSLQSANIHPSDEQLDAIIDKVKLLADKGKRITDADLYVIAFDILGKPEGMPTIDLKEVSVMTGNVTTSTAVVKALVNGTERITSDVGVGPVDAALKAVETLIGKHATSVSIHDFRIEAVTGGADALAEVVIGVQDEKGRIVTARAANADIVLASVEALVTAINMLLKT